A genomic region of Arvicola amphibius chromosome 7, mArvAmp1.2, whole genome shotgun sequence contains the following coding sequences:
- the LOC119819953 gene encoding 60S ribosomal protein L23a-like, with translation MAPKAKKEAPAPPKAEAKAKALKAKKAVLKGVHSHKKKKIRTSPTFWRPKTLRLRRQPKYPRKSAPRRNKLDHYAIIKFPLTTESAMKKIEDNNTLVFIVDVKANKHQIKQAVKKLYDIDVAKVNTLIRPDGEKKAYVRLAPDYDALDVANKIGII, from the coding sequence ATGGCGCCGAaagcgaagaaggaagctcctgcccctcccaaagcggaagctaaagcgaaggccttgaaagccaagaaggcagtgctgaaaggcgtccacagccacaaaaagaagaagattcgCACATCACCCACCTTTTGGCGGCCCAAGACCCTGCGGCTACgaaggcagcctaaatacccccGGAAGAGCgcgcccaggaggaacaagcttgaccactatgccatcatcaaattccccctgaccaccgagtcagccatgaagaagatagaagacaacaacacacttgtgttcattgtggacgtcaaggccaacaagcaccagatcaaacaggctgtgaagaaactctacgacatcgatgtggccaaagtcaacaccctcataaggCCCGATGGAGAGAAGAAGGCTTATGTCcggttggctcctgattatgatgctctggatgttgccaacaaaattggaatcatctaa